One genomic region from Bufo bufo chromosome 3, aBufBuf1.1, whole genome shotgun sequence encodes:
- the LOC120994105 gene encoding olfactory receptor 52K2-like, translated as METFIANSNVSHSHTTFLLVGFSGITDHRNLLVIPFLLTYSHILLSNCIMIYRILVDTTLQSPMYLLICLLFLVNVSCTTTFMPKFLLGLAFDLNHITLNGCLVQMWFIYVIVTFESTVILLMALDRYIAICKPLRYHDIMTSRFLTQLILASVARSVLFITPIIYLDSRVKFCKSNIILNFVCENMALLKLSCGDISKIQAIGLTVRMMITVVEGSLLLISYLTILHTAMFVLKQSMGKALNTCSSHIMVALMIYASSVLSALIYRLETSVSVDVQNLTSAIYFLLPATINPIIYGVRVNEIRLSLQKMFGYKMEETVQTTRQGERGHNNS; from the coding sequence ATggagaccttcattgcaaactccaACGTGAGCCATTCTCACACCACCTTCCTCCTCGTTGGGTTCTCTGGCATCACAGACCACCGGAACTTGTTAGTCATTCCATTTCTTCTCACATACTCACACATACTGCTCAGTAATTGTATCATGATCTACAGGATCTTAGTGGATACGACTCTACAATCTCCTATGTATCTGCTCATCTGTCTCCTGTTTCTTGTCAATGTTTCCTGCACCACTACCTTCATGCCAAAGTTTCTTTTGGGTTTGGCTTTTGACCTGAACCATATCACCTTAAATGGCTGTCTAGTGCAGATGTGGTTCATCTATGTCATCGTCACGTTTGAGTCCACCGTCATCTTGCTAATGGCTCTGGACAGATACATTGCCATCTGTAAACCTTTGCGCTACCATGACATCATGACCAGTCGGTTTCTAACCCAACTGATTTTGGCTAGTGTGGCAAGAAGTGTCCTGTTCATAACACCAATCATTTATCTCGACTCGAGGGTCAAGTTTTGTAAATCCAATATTATTCTTAATTTTGTTTGTGAGAACATGGCactcctgaaactgagctgcgggGACATCTCCAAAATCCAGGCCATAGGTCTGACCGTGAGGATGATGATAACAGTGGTTGAAGGGAGTCTTCTTCTGATCTCCTACCTCACCATCCTCCATACAGCTATGTTTGTCCTTAAACAGTCAATGGGCAAAGCCCTGAACACATGCAGCTCTCACATCATGGTGGCGTTAATGATCTATGCCAGTAGCGTATTATCGGCACTCATATACCGACTAGAGACATCAGTCTCAGTAGATGTACAGAACCTAACCAGTGCAATCTACTTTCTGCTCCCTGCCACCATCAACCCAATCATCTATGGTGTAAGAGTCAACGAGATCCGGCTTAGCTTACAGAAAATGTTTGGGTACAAAATGGAGGAGACTGTCCAAACTACCAGGCAGGGTGAAAGGGGGCACAACAATAGCTAA